The genome window AAAAATCATATCCACAAATAGTTTACGTTCAACAGCTACCTCTTGCTCGATCATATCATTAAAATTAACAGCAGGCGTGCCATCTTCAGGAGAATAAGCAAAAACGCCCCCATGAATAAAATGCCCTTCATCTAAGAACTCACAAAGCTCATTGAAATCGGACTCGGTTTCACCGGGAAAACCAACCATAACACTAGTCCTAAGAGCAATACCAGGAATTGAGTCTTTTAGCTTAGCGACTATAGCGCGAATATCGTCACCGTCAACATACCTTCCCATACGCTCGAGAATATGGCCCGAGATATGTTGTATTGGCATATCGAGGTATGGCAAAACCTTGGGTGTAGTAGCCAAAGCCTCTATATTAGCATCGATCATGTGCCTTGGATGAGAATAAAGAACTCGAATCCAAAAATCAGCCTCTATTGACGAAATCGCACGAAGAAGGTCAGGGAATTTGTTTTCATCTTTATCCATCCCATAGGCTGTTGTATCTTGACCTATTAAAGTAATCTCTTTAACTCCGGAATTTATTAGAAATTCAGCTTGTGAAACCAAGGAGTCAATTGGAGCACTTCGCAGGTTACCACGAATCGAGGGAATAGCGCAATAGCTGCATCGGTTATTACAACCCTCCGAGACTTTCAAATAGGCCGAAGGCAAACTCCCATTGTCAATATTATTTTCATACCAATTTGTAAGATAATCTCTCGGTGTCGATACAAATGGTTTCGAACTCGAATTTCTAGCGCGTTCCAAAGCGTGAATTATCTTACTTTGGTCGCGATTGCCAAATACAATATCGACTTGAGGCATTTCGTTTTTTAGAACTTCGCTATACCTTTCG of bacterium contains these proteins:
- a CDS encoding MiaB/RimO family radical SAM methylthiotransferase produces the protein ERYSEVLKNEMPQVDIVFGNRDQSKIIHALERARNSSSKPFVSTPRDYLTNWYENNIDNGSLPSAYLKVSEGCNNRCSYCAIPSIRGNLRSAPIDSLVSQAEFLINSGVKEITLIGQDTTAYGMDKDENKFPDLLRAISSIEADFWIRVLYSHPRHMIDANIEALATTPKVLPYLDMPIQHISGHILERMGRYVDGDDIRAIVAKLKDSIPGIALRTSVMVGFPGETESDFNELCEFLDEGHFIHGGVFAYSPEDGTPAVNFNDMIEQEVAVERKLFVDMIFDRLRQESNIELEGKTLKVLVEREGSRKEMFWGRTRFDAPEIDRIVRFRGKAEIGTFTDVHIIKGTGFNLLGVQK